One window from the genome of Eublepharis macularius isolate TG4126 chromosome 15, MPM_Emac_v1.0, whole genome shotgun sequence encodes:
- the LOC129342918 gene encoding uncharacterized protein LOC129342918, which translates to MEVSPSAVHSGSPRGPAAAALRLPTFRGALRAGLSSSPRQRSPPRLPPDSAPFLRSLGSAGRESSSGSRRGKFRPDGRACGAAGRGLPSAPGCGEAPSPPTLRLPGAPAAALRLPVALPRASERSPLWLGGGLAEARKRRAGREGRRDGTRPRSGPDPLFSAEPSETLDPEATCLRSSPRLPHTTRLRCLERQCYTVVKVSAQETQVRIPACHGSSLGDLRLLTLFHPNLLHRFATVRVKGRMGECCKPYRAPAVEKSIV; encoded by the exons ATGGAGGTGAGTCCCTCGGCCGTGCACTCCGGCTCGCCAAGGGGCCCTGCGGCCGCTGCGCTTCGGCTCCCGACTTTCCGCGGCGCCTTGCGAGCAGGGCTGAGCAGCAGCCCGAGGCAGCGTTCTCCGCCGCGCCTCCCCCCGGATTCCGCCCCTTTTCTCCGCTCTCTCGGATCGGCCGGGCGCGAGAGCAGCAGCGGGAGCCGCCGGGGAAAGTTTCGCCCGGACGGGAGGGCGTGTGGGGCGGCCGGGCGGGGCCTGCCGAGCGCGCCGGGGTGTGGAGAGGCTCCCTCCCCTCCAACACTCCGCCTCCCCGGCGCACCAGCGGCCGCTCTCCGCCTGCCAGTCGCGCTCCCGCGGGCTTCGGAGCGGTCCCCGCTTTGGCTCGGAGGGGGCCTTGCCGAGGCGAGGAAGCGGCGAGCGGGTCGGGAGGGGCGGCGGGACGGCACCCGGCCTCGTTCAGGCCCGGATCCCCTTTTCAGCGCGGAGCCCTCCGAG ACTTTGGACCCTGAAGCTACGTGCCTGAGAAGCAGCCCAAGGCTTCCCCACACCACACGCCTCCGGTGTCTTGAGAGGCAGTGTTAcacagtggttaaagtgtcagctcaggagacccaggttcgaatccctgcttgccatggaagctctctgggtgaccttaggctccTTACTCTCTTTCaccctaacttacttcacaggtttGCCACTGTACGGGTAAAAGGGAGgatgggagaatgttgtaagccgtATCGAGCCCCTGCTGTGGAGAAAAGCATagtgtga